A genomic stretch from Glaciecola nitratireducens FR1064 includes:
- the fabD gene encoding ACP S-malonyltransferase yields MSKTACVFPGQGSQSVGMLKDLAEQFTVVADTFTEASEALGYDLWKVVQNDDGTQLNQTQITQPALLTASVAAYKVLTSEKDISPAFLAGHSLGEYSALTCAGVFSLQDAVKLVRARGEFMQQAVPAGTGAMYAIIGLDDSRIIEICEQVSQEMGQVVAAVNFNSPGQVVIAGQSDATDKAGALCKEAGAKRALPLAVSVPSHCALMKPAAEKLELLFNDISLNQPLISVVNNVDVSVETDTDKIKDALLRQLYLPVRWTESVLYLSEQGVTDIIEVGPGKVLTGLNKRINKSLVLSSFSQPSDL; encoded by the coding sequence ATGAGTAAAACAGCATGTGTATTCCCTGGACAGGGGTCACAAAGTGTTGGAATGCTAAAAGACTTGGCGGAACAGTTTACAGTTGTAGCAGATACTTTTACTGAAGCATCAGAAGCCTTGGGTTATGACTTATGGAAAGTTGTTCAAAATGACGACGGAACACAGTTAAATCAAACCCAGATTACGCAACCTGCACTATTAACTGCCAGCGTTGCTGCATACAAAGTTCTCACTTCTGAAAAAGACATTTCACCCGCATTTTTAGCCGGCCATAGTTTGGGAGAGTATTCAGCATTGACTTGTGCAGGCGTTTTCTCATTGCAAGACGCCGTTAAGCTAGTGCGTGCTCGTGGTGAGTTTATGCAACAAGCGGTACCGGCTGGAACAGGCGCTATGTATGCCATCATTGGTCTGGATGATAGTCGAATTATTGAAATCTGCGAACAGGTTTCGCAGGAGATGGGGCAGGTTGTTGCGGCAGTCAACTTTAACTCTCCAGGCCAAGTTGTCATTGCGGGCCAGTCTGATGCAACCGATAAAGCGGGTGCTTTGTGTAAAGAAGCAGGAGCAAAAAGAGCATTGCCACTTGCTGTCAGTGTACCTTCTCATTGTGCTTTAATGAAACCGGCCGCCGAGAAGCTAGAGCTACTATTCAATGACATCAGTTTGAATCAGCCGCTAATTAGTGTTGTAAATAATGTTGATGTTAGCGTTGAAACTGATACTGATAAGATAAAAGACGCACTTTTACGTCAACTATATTTGCCTGTGCGCTGGACTGAGTCTGTTTTGTATTTGAGTGAGCAAGGTGTGACCGATATTATTGAAGTTGGACCGGGTAAAGTGCTTACCGGTTTGAACAAACGAATTAATAAAAGTTTAGTGTTATCATCTTTTAGTCAACCAAGCGACTTATAA
- the fabG gene encoding 3-oxoacyl-ACP reductase FabG produces the protein MSSLNGRIALVTGASRGIGKAIAEQLVSMGATVIGTATSENGAAAISEYLAANGTGKVLNVTDEASIADLLLQIGEEFGPIDILVNNAGITRDNLLMRMKDDEWNDIIQTNLTPVFKLSKAVLRGMMKKRHGRIVNIGSVVGSTGNAGQANYAAAKAAVIGFSKSMAREIASRGITVNVVAPGFIDTDMTKGLTDDQKEAIFKDIPANRLGLPKEIAATVGFLVSDEAGYITGETIHVNGGMYMS, from the coding sequence ATGTCTAGTTTAAATGGAAGAATAGCCTTAGTAACGGGTGCAAGCAGAGGCATAGGTAAAGCAATTGCCGAGCAGTTGGTTTCAATGGGCGCTACCGTCATTGGTACAGCAACGAGCGAAAATGGAGCCGCTGCAATTTCAGAATACTTAGCTGCAAACGGTACTGGAAAAGTACTCAACGTGACCGATGAAGCGTCAATAGCCGATTTGTTATTACAAATTGGTGAAGAGTTTGGGCCGATTGATATTTTGGTTAATAACGCTGGTATCACGCGTGATAATCTGTTGATGCGCATGAAAGACGACGAGTGGAATGATATCATCCAAACAAATTTAACGCCGGTGTTTAAGCTTTCCAAAGCTGTGTTACGCGGTATGATGAAGAAAAGGCACGGTCGAATTGTTAATATTGGTTCGGTTGTTGGTTCAACCGGGAATGCTGGGCAAGCTAATTATGCAGCGGCTAAAGCGGCAGTCATTGGATTTAGTAAATCGATGGCAAGAGAGATCGCATCCCGTGGCATTACTGTTAACGTGGTCGCCCCTGGTTTTATCGATACAGACATGACGAAAGGTTTAACCGACGATCAAAAAGAAGCTATTTTTAAAGATATTCCAGCAAATCGATTGGGCTTACCAAAAGAAATTGCTGCAACTGTTGGATTTTTGGTCAGTGATGAGGCAGGATATATTACGGGCGAAACGATTCATGTAAATGGTGGCATGTACATGTCATAA
- the acpP gene encoding acyl carrier protein, which produces MSNIEERVRKIIIEQLGVKEEEVKSEASFVDDLGADSLDTVELVMALEEEFDTEIPDEEAEKITTVQSAIDYINANKDA; this is translated from the coding sequence ATGAGTAACATCGAAGAACGTGTAAGAAAAATCATTATTGAGCAATTGGGCGTAAAAGAAGAAGAAGTAAAATCTGAAGCCTCTTTTGTAGATGATTTAGGTGCAGACTCTTTAGATACTGTAGAGCTAGTAATGGCTCTAGAAGAAGAATTTGATACTGAGATTCCTGATGAAGAAGCAGAGAAGATCACAACAGTTCAATCAGCTATTGATTACATCAACGCTAATAAAGACGCGTAA